In Pseudomonadota bacterium, a single genomic region encodes these proteins:
- a CDS encoding type II toxin-antitoxin system death-on-curing family toxin, with product MPAWLGKDEVIHFHRLLIAEYGGLEGPPDLNALESTLARPRNRLQYNPQISLAGLAACYGFGFVRNHCFPDGNKRIALVCIDVFLQINDCELIAGEVDAAHTMWQVAAGAISEEELSAWITANI from the coding sequence GTGCCCGCCTGGCTGGGCAAAGACGAAGTTATCCATTTCCATCGCTTGCTGATTGCCGAGTACGGTGGCCTGGAAGGGCCACCCGATCTCAACGCGCTGGAATCGACCCTGGCACGGCCCAGGAACCGCTTGCAATACAACCCGCAGATATCTCTTGCCGGGCTGGCCGCCTGTTATGGTTTTGGTTTTGTCCGCAACCATTGTTTTCCCGACGGCAACAAACGGATTGCACTGGTGTGCATCGATGTTTTCCTGCAGATCAACGACTGCGAGCTTATCGCAGGTGAAGTGGACGCGGCACACACCATGTGGCAAGTTGCAGCCGGCGCCATCAGCGAGGAAGAACTGTCTGCCTGGATAACAGCCAATATATAG
- a CDS encoding AbrB/MazE/SpoVT family DNA-binding domain-containing protein gives MSKIIKLRKVGNSVGVILPRDQLARLNVKDGDPLYIVETEKGIELTPYDPDFDAKMKAFERTSSKYRNALQDLAK, from the coding sequence ATGAGCAAAATAATCAAACTTCGCAAAGTCGGAAATTCGGTGGGCGTAATTTTACCCAGGGATCAGCTTGCCCGGCTCAATGTCAAAGATGGCGACCCTCTTTATATCGTCGAGACAGAAAAAGGGATTGAACTCACGCCCTACGACCCGGACTTCGATGCCAAAATGAAAGCCTTCGAACGCACCAGCAGCAAATACCGCAACGCCCTGCAAGACCTGGCCAAATAA